The Onthophagus taurus isolate NC chromosome 2, IU_Otau_3.0, whole genome shotgun sequence genome includes a window with the following:
- the LOC111425285 gene encoding tektin-1 encodes MKEVKVKPTQTLYTNNVVAVPPPPPRFSLNEWYLNNRQRYRACEDQQALADKILAECERVRDEVKERTLLNKREVDHKINEKIQDIEFNKHEIDRQRKVVCSEIECLTLYKERIMDAMASLKDQSMRICKKCLIFREGRIGIDLCHDDVERELLKEIDVIEGANKLLVRVLEQANEQVRRLRSTIYFMDRDSEDKDNVLKIDGHNLSLNENSMNLSLYYGYSPLDVATITVEEWEIATTKNIERAAKEINSARPLRAYVDVILKQVIDDLVGQYHTVNDAFRRRIEETKESKYKLEIQHLEVVRQVNEMTRNITDLEKAIADKEGFMALAHTRLGNRAQRPGAELCRDLVETNLVNEVRELRHNTHTLQHMLSEAQASLRYLLKIQIQLEEDINIKTNTLKIDEVDCMTLRQSMDYHAY; translated from the exons atgaaagaagtAAAGGTAAAACCAACTCAAACACTTTATACAAATAATGTAGTTGCGGTCCCTCCACCACCACCAAG atttagtttaaatGAATGGTACTTGAATAATCGTCAAAGATACCGAGCTTGTGAAGATCAACAAGCTTTAGCAGATAAAATCTTAGCAGAATGTGAAAGGGTGCGAGATGAAGTTAAAGAAAGAACACTTTTAAATAAACGCGAGGTCGATCATAAAATCAACGAAAAAATTCAAGATATAGAATTCAATAAACATGAAATCGATCGTCAAAGAAAAGTGGTTTGTAGTGAAATCGAATGTTTAACATTGTACAAAGAACGTATTATGGATGCTATGGCTTCATTAAAAGACCAGTCGATGAGGATTTGtaagaaatgtttaatttttagggAAGGAAGAATAGGAATTGATTTg TGCCATGATGACGTAGAAAGAgaacttttaaaagaaattgatgtAATCGAAGGGGCCAACAAATTACTTGTTAGAGTTTTAGAACAAGCCAATGAACAAGTAAGAAGATTAAGATCcactatttattttatggaTCGAGATAGTGAAGATAAAGATAACGTTTTGAAAATAGATGGGCATAACCTTAGTTTAAATGAAAACAGTATGAATTTGAGTTTGTATTATGGATATTCACCATTAGATGTGgc tacAATAACCGTCGAAGAATGGGAGAtagcaacaacaaaaaatattgaaagagCAGCTAAAGAAATAAACAGCGCTCGACCTTTAAGAGCTTACGtggatgttattttaaaacaggTAATTGATGATTTGGTTGGACAATATCATACTGTAAACGACGCATTTCGACGACGTATTGAAGAAACGAAAGaatctaaatataaattgGAAATACAACATTTAGAA gttGTTCGTCAAGTGAACGAAATGACACGAAACATTACGGATCTTGAGAAAGCCATAGCTGATAAAGAAGGCTTTATGGCTTTAGCTCATACCAGATTGGGAAATCGCGCTCAAAGACCGGGTGCGGAACTTTGCAGGGATTTGGTTGAAACAAATTTGGTGAACGAAGTTCGGGAATTACGCCACAACACTCATACTTTACAACATATGTTGTCTGAAGCTCAAGCTTCTCTTCGGTATTTATTAAAGATACAAATTCAACTTGAAGAggatattaacattaaaacgaacactttgaaaattgatgaagTTGATTGTATGACACTTCGTCAAAGCATGGATTATCAcgcttattaa
- the LOC111425295 gene encoding retinol dehydrogenase 14-like yields MEWELYMFKRKNSYCYRGKSHTGLGYENALDFAMRGARVILACRSKSRADEARDKIVAKTGNQNVVVKLLDLQSFKSIRDFCEDINKNEESLDILVNNAGVAYLGEGKTEDGLLKVMQTNHFGPFLLTHLLIDKLKKSTPSRIVNVSSFLAKSADLKLDQINEYPKTSTVQAENMLYNNTKLCNLLFTIELAKKLEGTGVTVLAAHPGATTTELGRGLNKFILMAFDVLRTLYFWKPVEGAQCQIYCSVAKNLEIYHGEFFGNCKKIEMYEKAKDVVLGKALWRKSEEMTKLGENEKL; encoded by the exons ATGGAATGGGAGTTATACATGTTTAAAAGGAAAAACAGCTATTGTTACAGGGGTAAGTCTCATACGG GGCTTGGCTATGAAAACGCGTTGGATTTTGCTATGAGAGGGGCCCGAGTAATTTTAGCTTGTAGGAGTAAAAGTAGAGCGGATGAAGCACGAGATAAAATTGTCGCTAAAACAGGAAATCAAAATGTAGTGGTTAAATTATTAGATTTACAGTCGTTTAAATCAATAAGAGATTTTTGTGaggatattaataaaaacgagGAAAGTTTAGATATTTTAGTAAACAACGCTGGAGTTGCGTATTTAGGTGAAGGTAAAACCGAAGATGGATTATTAAAAGTTATGCaaacaaatcattttggaccgtttttattaacacatttattaatag ataaattaaaaaaatccacACCAAGTCGAATAGTAAACGTATCATCATTCCTAGCTAAATCGGCAGATTTAAAACTCGACCAAATCAACGAATATCCAAAAACATCAACTGTACAAgccgaaaatatgttgtataataacacaaaattatgCAATCTCTTATTTACGATAGAATTAGCCAAAAAACTCGAAGGAACCGGCGTAACTGTTTTAGCGGCACATCCGGGAGCTACAACAACCGAATTGGGTAGAGGATTAAACAAATTCATCCTTATGGCTTTTGATGTGTTGAGAACGTTGTATTTTTGGAAACCCGTCGAAGGAGCgcaatgtcaaatttattgtTCCGTTGCTAAAAACTTAGAAATATATCATGGGGAGTTTTTTGGAAATTGTAAAAAGATAGAAATGTACGAGAAAGCTAAAGATGTCGTTTTGGGGAAAGCTTTGTGGAGAAAAAGTGAGGAGATGACTAAATTAGGAGAGAACgagaaactttaa
- the LOC111425317 gene encoding E3 ubiquitin-protein ligase TRIM37-like, whose amino-acid sequence MHSWSNVSDSSLTGVFKCFICASQVQDAHLCPHCSKLFCYDCISRWLTEQLSECPNCRVSLDVEELVACRWVAEVTQHLNMLQAHNSAYCDENPKDICTIHGEKLSVFCWTCHCCICHECALWGGTHTGHTFKPISEVYAQEVSRIRKEANNLRKRLTKLVTNAQQVEKAAVTIRRVKNQRLREMQDMIGKAVVALDRQLKPKMMTLKGQQQCITKESSNLEMLLSQIDHQLKTCSQSELLTKSAELAKMIYAVKQCQGYYSGLLAVER is encoded by the exons atgcattCGTGGAGTAACGTTTCTGATTCT tccTTGACGGGAGTTTTTAAGTGCTTTATTTGTGCCAGCCAAGTACAAGACGCTCACCTCTGCCCacattgttcaaaattattctGTTACGATTGCATTTCGAGATGGTTAACCGAACAGTTAAGCGAATGTCCAAATTGTAGGGTTTCTTTGGATGTTGAAGAACTGGTAGCTTGTCGTTGGGTAGCCGAAGTTACTCAACACTTAAATATGCTTCAAGCACATAACAGCGCTTATTGCGATGAAAATCCGAAAGacat TTGTACAATACACGGTGAGAAATTATCTGTTTTCTGTTGGACGTGTCATTGTTGTATTTGCCACGAATGCGCTCTTTGGGGAGGGACCCACACCGGACATACGTTTAAGCCAATTTCGGAAGTGTACGCTCAAGAAGTATCTAGAATTCGTAAAGAAGCTAATAATCTTCGAAAAAGATTAACTAAACTTGTTACAAATGCTCAACAAGta gaaaaagCAGCGGTTACAATTCGTCGTGTCAAAAACCAGCGTCTTCGTGAAATGCAGGATATGATCGGAAAAGCTGTTGTGGCATTAGATAGGCAGTTAAAACCGAAAATGATGACGTTAAAAGGACAACAACAGTGTATAACGAAAGAATCGAGTAATTTGGAAATGTTACTCTCACAGATCGATCACCAATTAAAAACGTGTTCTCAATCTGAATTGTTAACGAAAAGCGCCGAATTAGCGAAAATGATTTACGCAGTTAAACAATGTCAAGGTTATTATTCAGGGTTATTAGCCGTCGAacgttaa